One genomic region from Pararge aegeria chromosome 14, ilParAegt1.1, whole genome shotgun sequence encodes:
- the LOC120629407 gene encoding chorion transcription factor Cf2-like: MNFTPFTGHIPTATAIPTIHQFAAKFGYEGSGTGSVVQETRYQASGSGVQFAVAPATGLTVDGVKFRQAESVVVVSNAQPGTVTLTGLAPIHTVNAGVKYQSITATSSTVNVGNIAYGGTGQVGYVQETVLKGEQRDKREYREELHHDLMASMMQQHQVTQAPLQQGTQQLLVVLHEPKEGATLARAIKQEGRIHRDGTSVPAEFISIGDVTDSTTWQTLGGGVADYLSALPLPLHHLLKYSTSAVDSKREEPTILTVATNALPPMSTLTPAPANVVNSVVVQTATIVNPVSNNVINTNANVNSIAIVKKKKKKKALKEKKPRPKPGEIRLTTALDGSTLYCCPECHMAYPERGLLDQHLVGHTMERRFICDICNAALKRKDHLTRHKQSHNPERPHVCSVCLKAFKRKEQLTLHFIIHSGEKRHVCNECGKGFYRKDHLRKHTRSHIARRVKAEMSQQSNTPPLSQQSVPAPQLEPS; encoded by the exons ATGAACTTCACACCTTTCACGGGGCATATCCCGACAGCAACGGCGATCCCAACAATCCACCAGTTCGCCGCAAAATTCGGATACGAAGGCTCCGGTACAGGCAGCGTTGTTCAAGAGACGAGATACCAGGCttcgggcagtggcgtgcagtttGCGGTAGCGCCAGCTACTGGGCTGACGGTGGATGGAGTGAAGTTCCGACAGGCTGAGAGTGTGGTTGTTGTTAGCAATGCTCAACCGGGGACGGTTACGCTAACTGGACTTGCTCCTATTCATACAG TGAACGCAGGTGTGAAATACCAAAGCATTACAGCTACATCATCGACGGTGAATGTTGGTAACATCGCGTATGGGGGCACGGGGCAAGTTGGATATGTGCAGGAAACTGTCCTTAAAGGAGAGCAGAGAGATAAGCGCGAGTATCGGGAGGAGTTGCACCATGACCTGATGGCTTCTATGATGCAGCAGCATCAAG TAACCCAAGCACCACTGCAGCAAGGCACCCAGCAATTGCTGGTAGTACTACACGAACCAAAAGAGGGAGCGACCCTGGCGAGGGCTATCAAGCAGGAAGGCCGTATTCATAGGGATGGCACCAGCGTGCCAGCAGAATTTATTA GTATCGGCGACGTCACAGACAGCACAACATGGCAGACCCTGGGCGGCGGCGTGGCCGACTACCTGTCAGCATTACCCCTTCCCTTACATCATCTCCTGAAGTACTCCACTTCAGCTGTGGACAGCAAACGAGAGGAACCTACCATACTTACCGTAGCGACGAACGCTTTGCCACCTATGTCTACTTTGACTCCG GCGCCAGCGAATGTTGTCAACAGCGTGGTGGTACAAACAGCAACAATAGTGAACCCGGTCTCGAACAACGTAATAAATACGAATGCAAACGTAAACTCCATTGCCATTgtcaagaagaaaaagaaaaagaaagcacTTAAAGAGAAGAAACCAAGACCAAAACCTGGGGAGATTAGACTCACGACTGCATTAG ATGGAAGCACACTCTACTGTTGTCCTGAGTGTCACATGGCGTATCCGGAGCGTGGTCTATTGGATCAACATCTCGTAGGACATACTATGGAAAGAAG GTTTATTTGCGACATCTGCAACGCGGCACTTAAGCGCAAAGACCATCTAACACGCCACAAGCAGTCGCACAACCCGGAGCGGCCGCACGTTTGCTCTGTGTGTCTTAAGGCCTTCAAGCGCAAGGAACAGCTCACCCTGCACTTCATTATACACTCGGGTGAAAAGCGGCACGTGTGCAACGAGTGTGGGAAAG GCTTCTACCGCAAGGATCATTTGCGGAAGCACACGCGATCGCACATCGCGCGGCGAGTCAAAGCTGAAATGTCTCAACAGTCTAACACCCCACCTTTGTCACAG caGTCTGTACCGGCCCCACAGCTAGAGCCATCTTGA